GGTACGATGGAAATATTATTTTTTCATTTTCAAGAAAAATATATAATTCACGTAACGTATCACTTCCTTTTGGGTGAATTCGGATTAATTTTTCTAGTTGATTTACAGTGATTTTTTTAAGTGGGTATGACCACTCACGATACCCGTACAATGTTAAAATATCTTCTTTTTGCGTGCGATAATTATCTTTCCATAAAGTGCCAGTTAATTCTTTCTTATTTTCTTCCGATGAGTAATGCTTTTTTATAATAAAATTAACATCATCCTTAACGTCGTCGAGTGAAAATTTATAGAATTGTTGTATTGCTTTGAAGTAGCCGATTTGCATTATCAAATAGACTTTTGATTTAACGCTGGTGTATTTTTTTAATAGTTTATGCTCTGCATCGCCCAGTGTAAAAAAGTGATCTCGTTCATTATCATCATTAAATATAGGTATTGAATAAAGATCTGAAATCTCGGAATCGGTTAATAAATTAATTTGTTTTTTGCTCATGCCTGACAGATTTAATTGTTAGTTTTTTGTGCGGCCATCTCGTAATATGTAATCGGAACATTTCTATGACGTAAATATTTATAAAGCGTACTTTTTGAAATGGATAATTTTTTGCAAATATCATTCACTGATAACTTTTTCTCTTTATACAATGTTTCTGCAGCGCAAGCGGTAGCCTCTGATGCTTTTGCTAATCCTTTGGGTCTGCCGCCACAACGTCCGCGTGCACGCGCCGCACTTAATCCTGCTTGTGTGCGCTCACGAATAACATCGCGCTCAAATTCAGCAAGCGATGCAAAAATATTAAAAATTAATCGTCCTTGCGGATTGGTAGTATCGATTGGATCATTCAAACTGCACAACCCAATATTCTTTTCCAGTAATTGTTGAACGAGTTCAATTAAATTTTTAAGCGAGCGACCCAATCGATCTAGTTTCCAAATCACGAGCACATCATTGGGGCGCAGCTGACTGATTAAGTTATTTAAGATGGGGCGGTCGACTTTGACGCCACTGACTTTCTCCTCATAAATTTTTTCGCAGCCAGCATTTTCAAGCGCGATGACTTGCATATCTAAATTTTGTTCGCGTGTGCTGACCCTGGCGTACCCAATTTTCATGGAAAAATCCTTCTTAAAATAATTGATAGTTCACGATACTTAAAAAATTCATCATTCGGTAGACTTAGATTACGAAAACCAGTATCTTGTACCGTAAATAGGGCGTTAGTGTACCACTAAAATCAAATCATGGTGGTCCAATAAAACGAGGGTTTTATCGAACCGTCGAATTTGGTTATTATAGATAGACAAGGATGGCAAACATGCCAACTGTATTAAGAATTAAAGGCTATCGTTTTTTCTTTTTCAGCCTGGAAGGGAATGAACCACCACACATTCATGTCGAACATGGTGATAAGGTGGCAAAATTGTGGTTGAAACCCATAAACCTGGCAAGCTCCTCAGGTTTTAGAAGCCACGAATTAACTAAAATTAGAGCACTTGTTATGGAGCATAGCGAAATATTTTTGGAGAAATGGTATGAGCACTTTAGCAGTTAAATTTGATGATCATGCAGTTGATGTCAGTTTTACAAAAAATGCGCTGCATTTTGTGTTAGCGGATGGAAGAGAAATTTCAGCCCCACTAGAATGGTTTCCACTATTACGAGATGCAACTGAAAAAGATAGAAATAATTGGCGTCTAATAGGTAATGGTATTGGCGTGCATTGGC
This window of the Gammaproteobacteria bacterium CG11_big_fil_rev_8_21_14_0_20_46_22 genome carries:
- a CDS encoding resolvase, with the protein product MKIGYARVSTREQNLDMQVIALENAGCEKIYEEKVSGVKVDRPILNNLISQLRPNDVLVIWKLDRLGRSLKNLIELVQQLLEKNIGLCSLNDPIDTTNPQGRLIFNIFASLAEFERDVIRERTQAGLSAARARGRCGGRPKGLAKASEATACAAETLYKEKKLSVNDICKKLSISKSTLYKYLRHRNVPITYYEMAAQKTNN